Proteins from a genomic interval of Lycium ferocissimum isolate CSIRO_LF1 chromosome 2, AGI_CSIRO_Lferr_CH_V1, whole genome shotgun sequence:
- the LOC132046590 gene encoding anthocyanidin 3-O-glucosyltransferase 5-like, producing the protein MANTQKLHVGLLVSPGLGHIIPALALGNRLITRHNVSVTIFAITFGSSPAETEILTSAKKSKVIDIVEIPAVDISHLIDSKTKLITQICILVRETLPVVKSVIFPKKHTLDALVVDVFCPEALPIAKEFGLPNYVFIPTNAWFTALTVYCPVLDKEIEGQYVDHDELLKIPGCKPVRPEDVVDPMVDRNDQDYQEYLKVHGKGFCLSDGILMNTWEDAETRSLKALRENEILKAIVNSPVYPIGPLTRHDQQIIDGSADDRSFVLKWLDQQTPDSVLYVSFGSGGTMSSKQIIELALGLLLSQQKFIWIVRPPSEHRANESFCTTGKGYDGTPEYLPEGFLTRTKDFGLVIQMWTDQAEILSHPSVGGFVTHCGWNSIIESITNGVPMIAWPLYCEQQLNATMLTEELGVSVRPKVLPTKKVVERDEVEKLVRTVMMQCEEGNELRENVKKLKMSAEKAISVGGSSHNSMCEFLKDIEKKIHGYKENMSEETS; encoded by the coding sequence ATGGCTAACACACAGAAACTTCATGTTGGTCTTCTCGTAAGTCCAGGTTTGGGCCACATCATCCCGGCACTAGCCCTCGGCAACCGCCTCATCACCCGCCATAACGTCTCTGTCACCATTTTCGCTATCACCTTCGGTAGCTCTCCAGCGGAAACAGAGATCCTCACATCCGCCAAAAAGTCAAAGGTGATTGATATAGTTGAAATACCAGCTGTAGATATCTCGCACCTTATTGATTCCAAAACAAAATTGATTACTCAAATTTGCATTCTTGTACGCGAAACTTTACCTGTTGTTAAGTCTGTGATATTTCCTAAGAAGCATACTCTGGATGCTCTTGTCGTTGATGTTTTTTGCCCTGAAGCTTTGCCAATTGCAAAAGAATTTGGGTTACCCAACTATGTATTTATTCCAACAAATGCTTGGTTTACGGCTTTGACTGTATACTGTCCTGTTCTTGACAAAGAAATTGAGGGTCAATATGTAGATCATGATGAACTGTTGAAAATCCCGGGGTGCAAACCGGTTCGACCTGAAGATGTGGTTGATCCCATGGTGGACCGGAACGATCAGGATTATCAAGAATACCTGAAAGTACATGGGAAAGGGTTCTGTTTGTCGGACGGGATCTTGATGAACACTTGGGAAGATGCGGAGACCCGTTCACTCAAAGCGCTTAGAGAAAATGAAATATTGAAAGCAATCGTGAATTCACCGGTTTATCCAATTGGACCGTTAACGAGACACGACCAACAAATCATAGATGGGAGTGCTGATGATAGGAGTTTTGTGCTAAAATGGTTGGATCAACAAACTCCTGATTCAGTGCTATATGTATCTTTCGGGAGTGGTGGGACCATGTCGTCAAAACAAATAATTGAGTTAGCTTTGGGATTGTTGTTAAGTCAACAGAAGTTCATTTGGATAGTGAGGCCACCGTCGGAGCATCGTGCAAACGAGTCGTTTTGCACGACAGGAAAAGGGTATGACGGCACGCCTGAGTACTTGCCTGAAGGTTTTCTAACACGTACAAAAGATTTTGGGTTGGTGATTCAGATGTGGACGGATCAAGCGGAAATTTTGAGCCACCCATCAGTTGGGGGATTTGTGACACACTGTGGATGGAATTCAATTATTGAGAGTATAACAAATGGTGTGCCAATGATTGCGTGGCCGTTATACTGTGAACAGCAACTAAATGCCACTATGCTCACGGAGGAACTTGGAGTTTCTGTCAGGCCAAAGGTGCTGCCAACAAAGAAAGTTGTGGAAAGGGATGAAGTAGAGAAATTGGTGAGAACGGTAATGATGCAATGTGAAGAAGGAAATGAATTGAGGGAAAATGTGAAGAAACTGAAGATGAGTGCAGAGAAAGCAATAAGTGTAGGAGGCTCCTCTCACAATTCAATGTGTGAATTCCTCAAAGACATTGAGAAGAAAATTCATGGTTACAAGGAAAACATGTCTGAGGAAACTTCCTAA
- the LOC132046591 gene encoding uncharacterized protein LOC132046591 has translation MGLSARASRFRNSVFPTKSLLPRHLSTMRTRTIFGISLSLIIINMAAIMERADENLLPAVYKEVSEAFTAGPSDLGYLTFIRNFVQGIASPVAGILVLNYDRPTVLAIGILCWALSTGAVGASKYFMQVAFWRAVNGFGLAIVIPALQSFIADSYKDEVRGTGFGFLNLVGTVGGIGGGAIATVMAGHEFWGIPGWRFAFVVMATLSTLIGFLVFSFVVDPRKKASVQHDREELREKGRSNSNSMSIWMESWTAMKTVIKLQTFQFIVLQGLVGSLPWTAFVFFTLWFELIGFDHNSAAALVGLFAAGCALGSFFGGVVADKMSRIYPHSGRVMCAQFSSFMGIPFSWFLLRVIPPSVSSYSTFAVTLFIMGLTISWCATATNGPMFAEVVPSKHRTMIYAFDRAFEGSFSSFAAPIVGILAEKMYGYDAKSVDPILGSAREALALSKGLFSMMAVPFGLCCLFYTPLYWTFKQDRENARLAAAKETEMI, from the exons ATGGGGTTAAGCGCTAGAGCTTCCAGATTTCGGAATTCTGTTTTTCCAACTAAATCTCTGCTCCCCAGGCACCTTTCCACCATGAG AACAAGGACAATTTTTGGGATTTCTCTTTCCCTGATCATCATCAACATGGCCGCTATAATGGAGCGTGCTGATGAGAATCTCCTTCCAGCTGTTTACAAAGAAGTCAGTGAAGCTTTTACAGCAGGACCATCTGATCTTGGGTATCTCACATTCATAAGGAACTTTGTGCAGGGGATTGCATCTCCAGTGGCAggtattttagttttaaattatGACCGCCCCACGGTTCTTGCAATTGGTATCCTCTGCTGGGCCCTATCAACTGGAGCAGTGGGTGCAAGCAAGTATTTTATGCAGGTTGCCTTCTGGAGAGCAGTAAATGGCTTCGGTCTGGCTATCGTGATACCTGCTTTGCAGTCCTTCATAGCTGATAGCTATAAGGATGAAGTCAGAGGGACAGGATTTGGGTTTCTTAATCTAGTTGGTACTGTGGGTGGGATAGGAGGCGGAGCTATAGCTACAGTTATGGCTGGTCATGAATTCTGGGGCATACCAGGATGGCGCTTTGCCTTTGTCGTGATGGCAACTTTGAGTACTTTGATAGGATTCCTTGTTTTCTCTTTTGTTGTTGACCCAAGGAAAAAAGCCAGCGTCCAGCATGACAG GGAAGAATTGAGAGAGAAAGGCCGCTCAAATAGCAATTCAATGTCAATTTGGATGGAGTCCTGGACAGCCATGAAAACTGTCATCAAACTCCAAACGTTTCAGTTCATTGTTCTGCAGGGTCTAGTTGGATCCCTACCTTGGACAGCCTTTGTTTTCTTTACATTATGGTTTGAATTAATTG GTTTTGATCATAATAGTGCAGCAGCACTTGTCGGTCTATTTGCCGCTGGATGCGCATTAGGATCCTTTTTTGGAGGAGTAGTTGCAGACAAAATGTCTCGAATATACCCTCATTCAGGGCGTGTCATGTGTGCTCAATTTAGTTCTTTTATGGGCATCCCGTTCTCATGGTTCCTTCTTCGAGTTATTCCCCCGTCTGTAAGCAGCTATTCCACATTTGCTGTGACTTTATTCATAATGGGCCTCACAATCAGCTGGTGTGCGACTGCTACAAATGGTCCCATGTTTGCAGAAGTGGTGCCTTCGAAACACCGCACCATGATTTATGCTTTTGATCGTGCGTTTGAGggttcattttcttcttttgctgCTCCAATTGTAGGGATTCTCGCTGAGAAAATGTATGGTTATGATGCCAAGTCTGTTGATCCAATATTAGGGTCTGCAAGAGAGGCTTTAGCACTGTCAAAAGGCCTCTTTTCAATGATGGCTGTGCCTTTTGGTTTATGTTGCTTGTTTTACACCCCTTTGTATTGGACATTCAAGCAGGACCGTGAGAATGCAAGACTTGCTGCTGCAAAAGAAACAGAGATGATATGA
- the LOC132046592 gene encoding probable NEDD8-conjugating enzyme Ubc12-like → MIRLFKVKEKQKEDNANGNGAGPGNKQTAGELRLRKDITELNLPRSCTISFPGGKDKLMNFEIKIQPDGGYYVGGKFLFSFQVPSIYPHEPPKVKCKTKVYHPNIDLEGNVCLNVLREDWKPVLNINTIIYGLYLLFTEPNHEDPLNLEAAAVLRDTPELFKSNVKKAMHGGTVGNISFT, encoded by the exons ATGATCAGATTGTTCAAAGTAAAAGAGAAGCAAAAAGAGGACAATGCGAATGGCAATGGTGCGGGTCCTGGTAACAAACAGACTGCTGGAGAACTGCGTCTACGCAAAG ACATTACCGAGCTGAACCTGCCCCGTTCTTGTACAATATCATTTCCAGGTGGGAAGGATAAGCTGATGAACTTTGAGATTAAAATTCAGCCAGATGGCGGATACTATGT TGGAGGAAAATTTTTATTCTCTTTCCAGGTTCCATCAATCTATCCACATGAACCACCAAAAGTCAAGTGCAAGACCAAG GTATACCATCCTAATATCGATTTGGAGGGTAATGTATGCCTCAACGTACTTAGAGAAGATTGGAAGCCTGTTCTCAACATTAACACGATTATCTACGGATTATATCTTCTTTTCACG GAACCAAACCATGAGGATCCCCTTAATCTCGAGGCTGCTGCTGTGTTGAGAGATACTCCTGAGTTGTTTAAATCAAATGTGAAAAAGGCTATGCATGGTGGAACTGTGGGCAATATAAGCTTCACGTGA
- the LOC132046594 gene encoding geranylgeranyl pyrophosphate synthase, chloroplastic-like: MSLSTAITTWGHTHYSLFDVGNNGRSKFYSHRFLPHQKVKFSKNPSLSVSAILTKQQTDATKEETKKQAMEFKEYVLEKANLVNKALEKAVLLKEPIKIHESMRYSLLAGGKRIRPMLCIAACELVGGEGSTAMPAACAVEMIHTMSLIHDDLPCMDNDDFRRGKPTNHKIYGEDVAVLAGDALLALAFEHIATQTKGVPSDRVVRVIGELAKCIGAEGLVAGQVVDITSEGITDVDLKHLEFIHLHKTAALLEGSVVLGAILGGAKDEDVEKLRKFARCIGLLFQVVDDILDVTKSSQELGKTAGKDLVADKVTYPKLIGIEKSREFAEELNKDAKAQLTGFDQEKAAPLIALANYIAYREN, from the coding sequence ATGAGTCTTTCTACAGCAATTACAACTTGGGGTCACACCCATTATTCCCTTTTTGACGTTGGAAATAACGGCAGATCCAAATTTTACTCTCACAGATTCTTGCCTCATCAGAAAGTCAAATTCTCCAAGAACCCTTCTCTTTCTGTCTCAGCTATCCTTACCAAACAACAAACTGATGCAACAAAAGAGGAAACCAAGAAACAAGCAATGGAGTTCAAAGAATACGTTCTTGAAAAGGCTAATCTTGTCAACAAAGCTTTGGAAAAAGCAGTTTTGCTTAAAGAGCCAATCAAGATTCATGAATCTATGAGGTATTCTCTTCTTGCTGGTGGGAAAAGAATCAGACCCATGTTGTGTATAGCTGCTTGTGAGCTTGTTGGTGGTGAAGGGTCCACAGCTATGCCAGCTGCTTGTGCTGTTGAAATGATTCACACTATGTCTTTAATTCATGATGATCTTCCTTGTAtggataatgatgattttagaAGAGGGAAACCTACAAATCACAAGATTTATGGTGAGGATGTTGCTGTTTTAGCAGGGGATGCACTACTTGCATTAGCCTTTGAACACATTGCTACTCAAACAAAAGGGGTTCCTTCTGATAGAGTTGTGAGGGTAATTGGTGAGTTAGCTAAGTGTATTGGTGCTGAGGGATTAGTAGCTGGGCAAGTTGTAGATATAACATCTGAGGGTATTACTGATGTTGATTTGAAGCATTTAGAGTTCATTCATTTGCACAAGACTGCAGCTTTATTAGAAGGGTCAGTAGTGTTAGGGGCTATATTAGGAGGGGCAAAAGATGAAGATGTGGAGAAGTTAAGGAAGTTTGCAAGATGTATTGGGTTGTTATTTCAAGTTGTGGATGATATTCTTGATGTTACAAAGTCTTCTCAGGAATTGGGGAAAACAGCAGGGAAGGATTTAGTTGCTGATAAAGTAACTTATCCTAAACTGATTGGTATTGAGAAGTCTAGGGAGTTTGCTGAGGAGTTAAACAAAGATGCAAAAGCTCAGCTTACTGGATTTGATCAAGAGAAAGCAGCTCCATTGATTGCTCTTGCTAATTATATTGCTTATAGAGAGAATTAA
- the LOC132046593 gene encoding geranylfarnesyl diphosphate synthase, chloroplastic-like, producing the protein MSMLIGVIHNLARGTPNRSRSAGTKLLLSSEETPEALLFLPKARTFCNSKDVSKNEAEVIKHENTFRQAGVFDFKSYMLQKIKSVNKALDAAVPIREPIKFHEAMRYSLLSEGKRVCPVLCIATCELVGGQESTAMPAACGMEMIHAMCMMHDDLPCMDNDDLRRGKLSHHKVYGENVTVLAGYSLVALAFEHMAIATKGVHPKTMVRAVGELARLIGPEGATGGQVVDLLCGGKSGTRLEELEYIHRHKTADFAEAASIVGAILGGASEDEINRLRKFSQCIGLLFQVVDDILDVTKSSEQLGKTAGKDLLANKLTYPKMIGIDKSKKYAQKLSKEAKEQLVGFDPEKAAPLLSVADFVLHRQK; encoded by the coding sequence ATGTCTATGCTAATAGGTGTAATCCACAATCTTGCAAGAGGTACTCCAAATAGATCCAGATCTGCAGGAACAAAGTTGCTTCTTTCTTCAGAGGAAACACCAGAAGCTCTATTGTTCCTCCCAAAAGCAAGAACCTTTTGTAATAGCAAAGATGTTTCCAAGAATGAGGCTGAAGTTATCAAACATGAAAACACATTCAGACAAGCTGGTGTATTTGATTTCAAAAGTTACATGCTTCAAAAGATCAAGTCTGTCAATAAAGCCTTAGATGCTGCTGTCCCAATCAGAGAACCAATCAAGTTCCATGAAGCAATGAGATATTCGCTCCTTTCTGAAGGTAAGCGGGTTTGTCCTGTACTCTGCATAGCCACCTGTGAGCTTGTTGGTGGCCAAGAATCAACAGCAATGCCTGCTGCTTGCGGAATGGAGATGATACATGCTATGTGTATGATGCACGACGACCTTCCGTGCATGGACAACGATGATCTCCGTCGAGGAAAGTTGTCACATCACAAGGTTTATGGCGAAAATGTCACTGTTCTAGCTGGTTATTCCCTTGTTGCCTTAGCATTTGAGCATATGGCAATAGCCACTAAAGGGGTCCACCCGAAAACAATGGTTCGTGCTGTTGGAGAACTAGCAAGATTGATAGGACCAGAGGGGGCGACAGGTGGCCAGGTGGTTGACTTGCTGTGTGGAGGTAAATCGGGTACCAGATTAGAAGAGCTCGAGTATATTCATCGTCACAAGACAGCGGACTTTGCAGAGGCAGCGTCCATTGTAGGAGCAATTCTTGGTGGTGCTTCCGAGGATGAGATTAATAGACTTAGGAAATTCTCCCAGTGTATTGGGCTGCTGTTTCAGGTTGTGGATGACATTCTTGATGTGACTAAATCCTCTGAGCAATTAGGAAAGACAGCAGGGAAGGATTTGTTGGCTAACAAGTTGACGTACCCGAAGATGATTGGCATTGACAAGTCTAAAAAATATGCTCAAAAACTTAGCAAGGAGGCTAAGGAGCAGCTTGTTGGTTTTGATCCAGAAAAGGCAGCTCCACTACTTTCTGTGGCAGATTTCGTTCTTCATCGGCAAAAATGA